ATATAAGGACTGGAGACAAGGAATAAGAAGCGGTTGTCCCCGACATGGTCTTCAGGCCTTAAGATGTCAAGTGTTAACTGGAAATCTTTCTCCTCTACAATTTCCCCCTTACTTGTTAAAGTAATTACATTTTTGCCAAGTTTTGTTTTGGGAATCCGGAATGCCTGGACAGTAAATTCTTCCGTTTTTTCTTGGAACCGAAGGCCGTCAAGCGTTTGATAATTTAAAGAAAAATCCTTTTGCGAATCAAGTGCCGGAATATCGGCGGCGGTTATTTCGAGTAGCTCATCCGGTACATTCCCCTTGTAAGCTTGTAATATAATTTTGGGTAAGGTATTCCTATGTATACAAAAATATTGGATATATCTATTGATAATCGCCTCCTTGTAATTCGCTAACGTCATATTGTAGGCAGCCTGGTCCTTTGCGGACAACAACCCTGATAGACTTAACGAAGTATGTGAATACGAATCTTCACTTAAACCGTATTCATCGAGGTAGGCAATTGCATTTACTTTCAGGAAAGGTGCGCTTTTACTTAGATGAAATTTTCTTGCTTTTAATACCCCATTCTCTTCAAAAACGCTGTTGTATTGAACGCTAGAAAAGAAATGGATAAGTTGCAACCTGCCAGAACCTCGGTTGTGAAATCCTTTACGAGTATCTTTAAAGGTTAGAAAGCGCTGGAATTCCTGGTCATTGAAACCGATACCTGTATCCTCAATAATAATCTGATTCATCTGTTTTTCGTCGAACAGATCAGGATCATAATAAACCCGTACTGTAATCTGATGTTGAGATGCAGGGCTCGTCAATCCAGCAATTGCTTCAATAGCGTTGGTAAAACCTTCAAACAAAGGCTGAAGTGGTACACCGTTTTTGCCTACTTCATTAAGCACCGCCGGGTAATAAAGACCCTCATTAACCAAATACCCGATTTTGTTTAAGTCCATATGAACATTACAAGCCACTAAAGATAGAAATTAAAGATTGTTTCGATAACGAAATTCCCTCTCTGGTTTAAGAGTTCAGCGCAGCGCTCTTAACGGCGTAGCCCTCTTGAGCGCTTTTAAAAACAAACAAAAGCGAAAAAATCAGGGAAGTAAAACAAGCACTCGTGCGGTTAATGAAGCACAATATTATTCGGTGAATGATTATCTTTCGGCCACGATGGCAACAAGATACCGTTTTGGCGATTGCGAGCGCGCCCACTTTGTCACTTTTTCGGTTGTGGAATGGATAGATGTTTTTAGTCGTGAAGATTACAAACAGATATTGGTGGACAGCCTTCGGTATAGTATTGAAAATAAAGGGCTAATTGTACATGCCTGGGTGATTATGCCAAACCATGTTCACCTGGTCATATCCGCACAGCCAGGGAACGACCTTAGCGGCATTATGCGTGATGTAAAGAAATTTACGAGCCGCATGATAATTAAGGCGATAGAGGAAAGCTCGAAGGAAAGCCGTAAACATTGGATGTTGTGGTTGTTTAAAAGTGCAGCTGCGAAAAACAGTAATAATAACGAGAATCAGTTTTGGCAGCAGGATAATCACCCTATCGAGTTAAGAATTAAGGAAATGATGGACCAACGCCTGGACTATCTGCATAATAACCCGGTTAAAGCCGGGTTGGTTTGGGAGCCTGCTGATTATAAATATAGCAGCGCCATTGATTATTACAGGCAGGAGAATGGCTTATTGCCGGTGGTGTTGTTAGTTTGAACGATGTTTGTGCAGGGGAACCGCACGGAGTGCTGCATTTGCTTGATCATTTAAGAGTCGCTTCGCTAAACTCTTAAACGAGTGGGGGGGACGTCGAACAGCGCCGGAAAGTCATCATTGATAATTAACGCTTTATTCAGGTTTAGCATTGAATAAGTGTTCCATCGCTAATCTTTCCGCAAATTCGCCAAGTTCCTTTTCTGGCTTTATCGAATTGAATTTGTTTTTGACCTGATCGGCTTTGCGTTGATGTATTATCTTACAGTTAGGAAAATCGTATTCGTCAAAGTAGTTACCAAACTCATTTAAAAGGTTGTCCCGGGAAACTAAAACGGTGTCTTTAACTGTTCGGAAAAGTTTCTTGTATTGTCTGACTAATAAAATATAATCGGTGGCTGGCAAAATGATAGGGATGTGTTCAGTCCAGGTGGCTAACGTAATCGGCTGATTGTTTTGTTTGATTTTAAAAAAGAAAACTTTCGGAACAAAATAACCATCTCCAAGTTTTTGCTGCAATTTCTGCCTGTTGAAGTTGTATTCCCAAACTTTATAACATTCCTGCTCACCCAAGTAACAACTTTGCATTTCGCTGAAATGATCTTTACTTGCCCACAAATTTGTTTTGTTCCAAATGTCAAATTGCTCCTGTTTATTTGGTTTATAAGGATT
Above is a window of Mucilaginibacter ginsenosidivorans DNA encoding:
- a CDS encoding REP-associated tyrosine transposase, translated to MATRYRFGDCERAHFVTFSVVEWIDVFSREDYKQILVDSLRYSIENKGLIVHAWVIMPNHVHLVISAQPGNDLSGIMRDVKKFTSRMIIKAIEESSKESRKHWMLWLFKSAAAKNSNNNENQFWQQDNHPIELRIKEMMDQRLDYLHNNPVKAGLVWEPADYKYSSAIDYYRQENGLLPVVLLV